From the genome of Grus americana isolate bGruAme1 chromosome 9, bGruAme1.mat, whole genome shotgun sequence, one region includes:
- the CFAP410 gene encoding cilia- and flagella-associated protein 410 gives MRLTRAAVLARAKAAALDGVRRLNCWGSHLTDISICRDLPNIEVITFSVNGISDLEPLNQCQNLSELYLRKNNITSLNELFYLKNLPRLRVLWLSENPCCGSDPHRYRMTVLRNLPSLQKLDNQAVTEEELSQALVDGEEITAPPARRSVENGCPESTESSVAESTTETESELLNFSLEETNKIREELGMKPVPRDKFSSFSPRETDCNRKKRNNVLNAILLLMKELDTEGLEIVQQTVGRRLQAFRKKELQEE, from the exons atGAGGCTGACGCGGGCGGCTGTGCTGGCGCGGGCTAAGGCCGCCGCGCTTGACGGTGTCCGCCGCCTCAACTGCTG GGGCAGCCACCTGACGGAT ATATCGATATGCCGGGATTTGCCCAACATCGAGGTGATCACGTTCAG TGTGAATGGCATCTCAGACCTCGAGCCGCTGAATCAATGCCAGAATCTGAGTGAACTCTATCTGAGGAAGAACAACATTACAAGCCTAAATGAGCTCTTCTACCTCAAAAACCTACCCCGGCTGAGGGTCCTGTGGCTGTCTGAAAATCCCTGTTGTGGGTCGGACCCCCACCGCTACCGAATGACGGTGCTGCGTAACCTACCCAGCCTACAGAAGCTTGATAACCAAG CTGTGACGGAAGAAGAACTGTCCCAGGCCCTGGTTGACGGTGAGGAGATCACGGCCCCACCAGCCAGGAGGAGCGTGGAGAATGGCTGCCCTGAGTCCACTGAATCCAGTGTTGCTGAATCCACAACGGAGACCGAGAGTGAACTGCTGAACTTCAGTCTGGAGGAGACAAA CAAAATTCGAGAGGAGCTTGGTATGAAGCCTGTTCCCAGGGAtaaattttcctccttttcacctCGAGAGACAGACTGCAACCGAAAGAAGAGA AACAATGTCCTGAACGCCATCCTGCTTCTCATGAAGGAACTGGACACAGAGGGTCTGGAGATCGTCCAGCAGACGgtgggcaggaggctgcaggcCTTTCGGaagaaggagctgcaggaagagTGA
- the PFKL gene encoding ATP-dependent 6-phosphofructokinase, liver type, with translation MAAAELERLRMAGAGMAIAVLTSGGDAQGMNAAVRAVTRMGIYVGAKVFLIYEGYEGLVEGGDNIKQANWLSVSNIIQLGGTVIGSARCKAFTTRAGRLRAARNLVEHGITNLCVIGGDGSLTGADIFRSEWGGLLEELVRDGQISEEVARENCRLNIVGLVGSIDNDFCGTDMTIGTDSALHRIMEVIDAITTTAQSHQRTFVLEVMGRHCGYLALVSGLASGADWLFIPESPPEDGWEDLMCERLGETRSRGSRLNIIIIAEGAIDRSGKPISSNYVKDLVVQRLGFDTRVTVLGHVQRGGTPSAFDRVLSSKMGMEAVMALLEATPDTPACVVSLSGNQSVRLPLMECVQVTKDVQKAMDEKRFEEAIQLRGRSFENNWNIYKLLAHQKPAQEKSPFSMAILNVGAPAAGMNAAVRSAVRIGICQGHTVYVVSDGFEGLSKGQIREVGWHDVAGWLGRGGSMLGTKRTLPKTCMEKIVENVRKFNIQGLLVIGGFEAYEGVLQLVEARGQYEELCIIMCVIPATISNNVPGTDFSLGSDTAVNAAMESCDRIKQSASGTKRRVFIVETMGGYCGYLSTVTGIAVGADAAYVYEDPFTIHDLKANVEHLTDKMKTDIQRGLVLRNEKCHEHYTTEFLYNLYSSEGKGIFDCRINVLGHLQQGGAPTPFDRNYGTKLGVKAVLWMSEKLQEVYRKGRVFANSGDSACVIGLRKKVVAFSPVTELKKVTDFEHRLPQEQWWLNLRLMLKMLANYQISLTEYISGKMEHVTRRTLSIEKGF, from the exons ATGGCGGCGGCGGAGCTGGAGCGGCTGCGGATGGCGGGGGCCGGCATGGCCATCGCCGTCCTCACCAGCGGCGGGGACGCGCAAG ggatgaaCGCTGCCGTCCGCGCCGTCACCCGCATGGGGATATACGTGGGAGCCAAGGTCTTCCTCATCTATGAG GGCTacgaggggctggtggagggGGGAGACAACATCAAGCAAGCCAACTGGCTCAGCGTCTCCAACATCATCCAACTG GGTGGGACGGTGATCGGCAGCGCCCGCTGCAAAGCCTTCACCACACGCGCGGGCCGGCTGCGGGCCGCCCGTAACCTGGTGGAACACGGCATCACCAACCTCTGCGTCATCGGCGGGGACGGCAGCCTGACGGGCGCCGACATCTTCCGCTCCGAGTGGGgtgggctgctggaggagctggtcCGAGATg ggcagatCAGCGAGGAGGTGGCGCGGGAGAACTGCCGCCTGAACATCGTGGGGCTAGTGGGCTCCATCGACAACGATTTCTGCGGCACCGACATGACCATCGGCACCGACTCGGCACTGCACCGTATCATGGAGGTGATCGACGCCATCACCACCACGGCACAGAG TCACCAGCGGACCTTCGTGCTGGAGGTGATGGGCCGCCACTGCGG GTACCTGGCGCTGGTGTCCGGCTTGGCCTCCGGCGCCGACTGGCTCTTCATCCCCGAGTCCCCTCCCGAGGACGGCTGGGAGGACCTCATGTGCGAGAGACTcggggag ACGCGCAGCAGAGGGTCGCGGctcaacatcatcatcatcgcCGAGGGCGCCATCGACCGCAGCGGCAAACCCATCTCCTCTAACTACGTGAAGGAC ctgGTGGTGCAACGCCTGGGTTTCGACACGCGGGTCACCGTCCTCGGCCACGTGCAGCGCGGAGGGACCCCGTCAGCCTTTGACCGCGTGCTG agcagcaagaTGGGGATGGAGGCGGTGATGGCGCTGCTGGAGGCCACGCCGGACACCCCCGCCTGCGTGGTGAGCCTCTCGGGGAACCAGTCGGTGCGGCTGCCGCTCATGGAGTGCGTCCAGGTG ACGAAGGATGTGCAGAAGGCCATGGATGAGAAGAGGTTTGAGGAGGCCATCCAGCTCCGCGGGAG GAGCTTTGAGAACAACTGGAACATCTACAAGCTGCTGGCGCATCAGAAACCGGCGCAGGAGAAG AGCCCCTTCAGCATGGCCATCCTGAACGTGGGCGCCCCCGCCGCCGGTATGAACGCTGCCGTCAGGTCGGCCGTGCGGATCGGCATCTGCCAGGGACACACCGTCTACGTGGTGAGCGACGGCTTTGAGGGCTTGTCCAAGGGGCAG ATCCGCGAGGTGGGCTGGCACGACGTGGCGGGCTGGCTGGGACGCGGCGGGTCCATGCTGGGCACCAAGCG GACGCTGCCCAAGACGTGCATGGAAAAGATTGTGGAGAACGTGCGGAAATTCAACATCCAGGGGCTGCTGGTCATCGGGGGGTTCGAG GCGTACGAGGgggtgctgcagctggtggaggCCCGCGGGCAGTACGAGGAGCTCTGCATCATCATGTGCGTCATCCCCGCCACAATCAGCAACAACGTTCCCGGTACTGACTTCAGCCTGGGCTCAGACACGGCCGTCAACGCGGCCATGGAG AGCTGTGACCGCATCAAGCAGTCGGCCTCGGGCACCAAGCGCCGCGTCTTCATCGTGGAGACGATGGGGGGCTACTGCGGGTACCTGTCAACCGTCACCGGCATCGCCGTGGGTGCCGACGCCGCCTATGTTTACGAAGATCCCTTCACCATCCACGACCTGAAG GCCAACGTGGAGCACTTGACTGacaaaatgaagacagataTCCAGAGAGGGCTGGTGCTGCG caACGAGAAGTGCCACGAGCACTACACCACCGAGTTCCTCTACAACCTCTACTCCTCCGAGGGCAAAGGCATCTTCGACTGCAGGATTAACGTCCTGGGCCACCTCCAGCAG GGGGGGGCCCCGACCCCCTTTGACCGCAACTACGGGACCAAGCTGGGAGTGAAGGCAGTGCTGTGGATGTCGGAGAAGCTGCAGGAGGTCTACCGCAAGG ggcgcGTGTTTGCTAACTCGGGAGACTCTGCCTGCGTGATCGGGCTCAGGAAGAAGGTGGTGGCCTTCAGCCCTGTGACGGAGCTCAAGAAAGTCACCGATTTTGA GCACAGGCTGCCCCAGGAGCAGTGGTGGCTGAACCTGCGGCTGATGCTGAAGATGCTCGCCAACTACCAGATCAGCCTGACCGAGTACATCTCGGGGAAGATGGAGCACGTCACCCGCCGCACGCTCAGCATCGAGAAGGGCTTCTAG